The following DNA comes from bacterium.
AATGCAATACCAATGGCCGCGCAGCCGGCCAGCGCAAACATCCACCACTGCAATCCGATATGATAGGCAAAACCTGCCAGCCATTGGCTCATGCCCCACCAGGCCAACGGTGTGGCAATGACAATTGCCAGTACGACGAGTTTCAGGAAATCCTTGGCCAGCAGCCCCGCGATACCTGCTGCCGACGCGCCCAGCACCTTGCGGATGCCGATTTCCTTGGTGCGTTGCTCGGCGGTATAAGTCGCCAGGCCG
Coding sequences within:
- a CDS encoding ABC transporter permease, whose translation is VSEQRISLLSRYFAGLAILISCLGLFGLATYTAEQRTKEIGIRKVLGASAAGIAGLLAKDFLKLVVLAIVIATPLAWWGMSQWLAGFAYHIGLQWWMFALAGCAAIGIALLTVGTQSVRAALANPVRALRSE